The following coding sequences are from one Triticum aestivum cultivar Chinese Spring chromosome 5A, IWGSC CS RefSeq v2.1, whole genome shotgun sequence window:
- the LOC123102066 gene encoding 5-methyltetrahydropteroyltriglutamate--homocysteine methyltransferase 1 has protein sequence MASHIVGYPRMGPKRELKFALESFWDGKSSAEDLEKVATDLRASIWKQMADAGIKYIPSNTFSYYDQVLDTTAMLGAVPDRYSWTGGEINLSTYFSMARGNATVPAMEMTKWFDTNYHFIVPELAPSTKFSYSSHKAINEYKEAKALGVDTVPVLVGPVSYLLLSKAAKGVEKSFSPLSLLSSILPVYKEVIAELKAAGASWIQFDEPTLVKDLESHQLSAFSAAYAELESALSGLNVLVETYFADVPADSYKTLTSLSSVTAYGFDLERGTKTLELVKSGFPAGKYLFAGVVDGRNIWADDLAASLATLQSLEAVVGKDKLVVSTSCSLMHTAVDLVNETKLDDEIKSWLAFAAQKVVEVNALAKALAGQKDEAYFAANAAALASRRSSPRVTNEEVQKAATALKGSDHRRATTVSARLDAQQKKLNLPVLPTTTIGSFPQTVELRRVRREYKAKKISEEEYTNAIKEEISKVVKIQEELDIDVLVHGEPERNDMVEYFGEQLSGFTFTANGWVQSYGSRCVKPPIIYGDVSRPNPMTVFWSKMAQSMTARPMKGMLTGPVTILNWSFVRNDQPRFETCYQIALAIKKEVEDLEAGGIQVIQIDEAALREGLPLRKSEHAFYLDWAVHSFRITNCGVQDTTQIHTHMCYSNFNDIIQSIINMDADVITIENSRSDEKLLSVFREGVVYGAGIGPGVYDIHSPRIPSKEEIADRVNKMLAVLDTNILWVNPDCGLKTRKYAEVKPALTNMVEAAKQIRAELAKAQ, from the exons ATGGCGTCCCACATTGTCGGATACCCGCGCATGGGCCCCAAGAGGGAGCTCAAGTTTGCCCTGGAGTCTTTCTGGGATGGCAAGAGCAGCGCCGAGGATTTGGAGAAGGTTGCCACCGACCTCAGGGCCAGCATCTGGAAGCAGATGGCTGATGCTGGGATCAAGTACATCCCCAGCAACACCTTCTCCTACTATGATCAGGTTCTTGACACCACCGCCATGCTCGGTGCCGTCCCAGACCGTTACTCATGGACCGGTGGGGAGATCAATTTGAGCACCTACTTCTCGATGGCTAGGGGTAACGCCACCGTCCCTGCTATGGAGATGACCAAGTGGTTTGACACCAACTA CCACTTCATCGTCCCTGAATTGGCTCCTAGCACCAAGTTCTCCTACTCTTCTCACAAGGCTATCAATGAGTACAAGGAGGCTAAGGCG CTTGGCGTTGATACCGTCCCAGTACTTGTCGGACCAGTCTCATACTTGTTGCTCTCAAAGGCCGCCAAGGGTGTAGAGAAATCATTCTCTCCCCTTTCCCTTCTTAGCAGCATCCTTCCCGTCTACAA GGAGGTTATTGCTGAGTTGAAGGCAGCTGGCGCTTCATGGATTCAGTTTGATGAGCCCACCCTTGTTAAGGACCTTGAATCCCACCAATTGTCTGCATTCTCTGCAGCTTACGCAGAACTTGAGTCCGCACTTTCTGGATTGAACGTTCTTGTTGAGACCTACTTCGCTGACGTTCCCGCAGACTCGTACAA GACTCTTACATCATTGAGCAGTGTGACTGCTTATGGTTTTGACCTTGAACGTGGAACCAAGACTCTTGAGCTTGTCAAGAGTGGTTTCCCTGCTGGAAAGTACCTCTTTGCTGGTGTCGTAGATGGACGCAACATTTGGGCTGATGACCTTGCTGCATCTCTCGCCACTCTTCAGTCTCTTGAGGCTGTTGTTGGGAAGG ACAAGCTTGTCGTATCGACTTCCTGCTCACTCATGCACACTGCTGTGGACCTTGTAAATGAGACCAAGCTTGATGATGAGATTAAGTCATGGCTCGCATTTGCCGCCCAAAAGGTCGTTGAGGTGAACGCCCTTGCCAAGGCATTGGCTGGTCAAAAGGATGAG GCTTACTTTGCAGCAAATGCTGCTGCTCTGGCCTCAAGAAGGTCGTCACCACGTGTCACAAATGAGGAGGTCCAGAAGGCT GCTACTGCCCTCAAGGGCTCTGATCACCGCCGTGCTACCACCGTTAGCGCTAGGTTGGATGCGCAGCAGAAGAAGCTCAACCTTCCGGTCCTTCCCACGACCACCATTGGATCATTCCCACAGACCGTGGAGCTCAGGAGAGTCCGCCGTGAGTACAAGGCAAAGAA GATCTCTGAGGAGGAGTACACCAATGCCATCAAGGAGGAAATTAGCAAGGTTGTTAAGATCCAAGAAGAGCTTGACATTGATGTGCTTGTGCACGGAGAGCCAGAG AGGAACGATATGGTTGAGTACTTCGGTGAGCAGCTCTCTGGTTTCACATTCACTGCCAATGGCTGGGTGCAATCTTATGGATCAAGGTGTGTCAAGCCACCGATTATCTACGGTGATGTGAGCCGCCCCAACCCCATGACTGTGTTCTGGTCCAAGATGGCACAGAGCATGACTGCTCGCCCAATGAAGGGAATGTTGACAGGCCCTGTCACAATCCTTAACTGGTCTTTTGTTAGAAATGACCAACCGAG GTTTGAGACTTGCTACCAGATTGCTCTTGCAATCAAGAAGGAGGTCGAGGACCTTGAGGCTGGTGGTATTCAG GTCATCCAAATTGACGAGGCTGCTTTGAGAGAGGGTCTGCCACTCCGCAAGTCTGAGCATGCTTTCTACTTGGACTGGGCCGTGCACTCCTTCAGGATCACCAACTGCGGTGTGCAGGACACCACCCAG ATCCACACCCACATGTGCTACTCCAACTTCAACGACATCATCCAGTCCATCATCAACATGGACGCTGATGTGATCACCATCGAGAACTCGCGGTCCGACGAGAAGCTTCTGTCCGTCTTCCGCGAGGGTGTGGTGTACGGTGCTGGCATTGGCCCGGGTGTGTACGACATCCACTCCCCCAGGATCCCGTCCAAGGAGGAGATTGCCGACCGTGTCAACAAGATGCTCGCGGTCCTGGACACCAACATCCTGTGGGTGAACCCTGACTGCGGTCTCAAGACCCGCAAGTACGCCGAGGTCAAGCCTGCCCTCACCAACATGGTTGAGGCCGCCAAGCAGATCCGTGCCGAGCTCGCCAAGGCGCAGTAA